The Lycium barbarum isolate Lr01 chromosome 10, ASM1917538v2, whole genome shotgun sequence genome includes a region encoding these proteins:
- the LOC132614897 gene encoding probable rhamnogalacturonate lyase B isoform X1 codes for MGRNMQLSLYGNLYVLEFTMIAFTFFIVADCRPHNERRLTETPAVRLDIQIEQVTMSNGFANVTLSIPYGLVTNISYGGINNLLETRTGENNRGYWDVFWNGTASRRVRKKFLGTSFEVIMDSENQVEISFKSTWNVSQSDGLPLNSDIRFVMLRDTPGFYTYAIVERLEGWPLVYIENLRVVFKLQQDMFHYMAVSDERQRVMPMPVDRDTGKVLDYKEAVLLTNPTNPDLKGEVDDKYFYANDNRDDRVHGWVGINPPVGFWMIIPSDEFRTGGPYKQDLTSHVGPIVLSVFVSRHYAGEDLVLKFQQGEPWKNVIGPVFLYLNTNDSAKDNPSILWDDAKKRMNQEVASWPYDFPVSKDYIKSNQRGTVRGQLFINDSTTTLVPASNAYVGLAPPGDVGSWQRETKGYQFWTKADSSGNFTIGNVISGIYNLYATVPGTIGDYKYNSDVQVTPGSSIELGSLVYNPPRNGATLWEIGVPDRTAAEFFVPTPPPQFKVHIYQNDSESIFRQYGLWEQYSALYPKNDLVYYVGTSNYSKDWFFAHVTRNIGNKTYEATTWSIVFDLECVDNASNYTLQLALAAAHGAELQVRFNDGEIAAPHFTTGKIGGDSAIARHGIHGLYWLYNIEVQGNLLINGTNTFFLTQAMATNPFRGVMYDYLRLEGPHQ; via the exons ATGGGGAGGAATATGCAACTAAGCTTATATGGAAACTTATATGTCTTGGAGTTTACTATGATTGCTTTTACATTCTTCATAGTAGCAGATTGTCGTCCTCACAACGA GCGAAGATTGACAGAAACGCCAGCCGTCAGATTGGATATACAAATTGAACAA GTGACGATGAGCAATGGCTTTGCCAATGTTACATTATCAATACCATATGGTCTCGTCACGAACATATCATATGGTGGAATCAACAACTTACTCGAGACCCGAACTGGCGAAAATAATAGAGG GTATTGGGATGTTTTTTGGAATGGTACTGCATCTCGAAGAGTTCGAAAAAA GTTTTTGGGAACGAGTTTCGAGGTAATAATGGACAGCGAAAACCAGGTGGAAATTTCATTCAAAAGTACATGGAATGTTTCTCAATCTGATGGACTTCCATTAAACAGTGACATTAG GTTTGTGATGCTACGAGACACACCCGGATTTTATACTTATGCTATAGTTGAACGTTTGGAAGGATGGCCCCTTGTATACATCGAAAATCTAAGGGTTGTCTTCAAGCTTCAACAGGACAT GTTTCATTACATGGCTGTCTCAGATGAGAGGCAGCGGGTAATGCCAATGCCAGTGGACCGAGACACTGGGAAGGTGCTTGACTACAAAGAAGCTGTTCTTTTGACAAATCCAACTAATCCAGATTTAAAAGGAGAG GTGGATGACAAATACTTCTATGCAAATGATAACAGAGATGATAGAGTTCATGGGTGGGTAGGTATTAATCCTCCTGTAGGGTTTTGGATGATAATTCCGAGTGATGAGTTTCGTACCGGAGGACCTTACAAACAAGATCTCACTTCACATGTTGGTCCAATCGTACTTTCT GTATTTGTAAGTAGACATTATGCTGGAGAAGATCTGGTACTCAAATTTCAACAAGGAGAGCCATGGAAAAATGTTATTGGCCCTGTATTTTTGTATCTTAACACAAATGATTCAGCTAAGGACAATCCCTCCATACTTTGGGATGACGCAAAGAAAAGG ATGAATCAAGAAGTCGCAAGTTGGCCTTATGATTTTCCAGTTTCAAAAGATTACATCAAATCTAATCAAAGAGGAACGGTTAGAGGCCAACTTTTTATTAATGACAG CACTACTACTTTAGTACCAGCATCCAACGCTTATGTAGGGTTAGCACCACCAGGAGATGTTGGATCTTGGCAAAGAGAAACCAAA gGATATCAGTTTTGGACTAAAGCAGACTCTAGCGGGAATTTTACAATAGGAAATGTCATATCCGGTATATATAACTTGTATGCTACTGTCCCTGGAACTATTGGGGATTACAAATACAATTCCGATGTACAAGTAACTCCAG GTTCTAGTATTGAATTAGGGAGTTTGGTTTATAATCCTCCTCGAAATGGAGCCACACTTTGGGAAATCGGTGTGCCAGATCGCACAGCTGCTGAATTCTTCGTGCCAACTCCACCTCCACAATTTAAAGTTCACATATACCAAAACGATTCCGAATCAAT ATTTAGACAGTATGGTTTGTGGGAACAATATAGTGCTTTATATCCTAAAAATGATCTCGTCTATTATGTTGGAACTAGCAATTATTCAAAAGACTGGTTTTTTGCTCATGTTACTAG GAATATAGGAAACAAAACTTATGAAGCTACCACATGGAGCATTGTATTTGACCTTGAATGTGTTGACAATGCGTcaaattacactctccaattggCTCTTGCAGCAGCTCACGGAGCTGAACTACAA GTTCGTTTCAACGATGGTGAAATAGCAGCACCACACTTTACGACAGGGAAAATAGGAGGAGATAGTGCAATTGCAAGACATGGTATACATGGATTATATTGGCTTTACAACATTGAAGTACAGGGCAATCTACTCATAAACGGAACAAATACATTTTTTCTTACACAAGCAATGGCTACTAACCCCTTTCGAGGGGTGATGTATGATTATCTTCGTTTAGAAGGACCTCATCAATGA
- the LOC132614897 gene encoding probable rhamnogalacturonate lyase B isoform X2 produces the protein MSNGFANVTLSIPYGLVTNISYGGINNLLETRTGENNRGYWDVFWNGTASRRVRKKFLGTSFEVIMDSENQVEISFKSTWNVSQSDGLPLNSDIRFVMLRDTPGFYTYAIVERLEGWPLVYIENLRVVFKLQQDMFHYMAVSDERQRVMPMPVDRDTGKVLDYKEAVLLTNPTNPDLKGEVDDKYFYANDNRDDRVHGWVGINPPVGFWMIIPSDEFRTGGPYKQDLTSHVGPIVLSVFVSRHYAGEDLVLKFQQGEPWKNVIGPVFLYLNTNDSAKDNPSILWDDAKKRMNQEVASWPYDFPVSKDYIKSNQRGTVRGQLFINDSTTTLVPASNAYVGLAPPGDVGSWQRETKGYQFWTKADSSGNFTIGNVISGIYNLYATVPGTIGDYKYNSDVQVTPGSSIELGSLVYNPPRNGATLWEIGVPDRTAAEFFVPTPPPQFKVHIYQNDSESIFRQYGLWEQYSALYPKNDLVYYVGTSNYSKDWFFAHVTRNIGNKTYEATTWSIVFDLECVDNASNYTLQLALAAAHGAELQVRFNDGEIAAPHFTTGKIGGDSAIARHGIHGLYWLYNIEVQGNLLINGTNTFFLTQAMATNPFRGVMYDYLRLEGPHQ, from the exons ATGAGCAATGGCTTTGCCAATGTTACATTATCAATACCATATGGTCTCGTCACGAACATATCATATGGTGGAATCAACAACTTACTCGAGACCCGAACTGGCGAAAATAATAGAGG GTATTGGGATGTTTTTTGGAATGGTACTGCATCTCGAAGAGTTCGAAAAAA GTTTTTGGGAACGAGTTTCGAGGTAATAATGGACAGCGAAAACCAGGTGGAAATTTCATTCAAAAGTACATGGAATGTTTCTCAATCTGATGGACTTCCATTAAACAGTGACATTAG GTTTGTGATGCTACGAGACACACCCGGATTTTATACTTATGCTATAGTTGAACGTTTGGAAGGATGGCCCCTTGTATACATCGAAAATCTAAGGGTTGTCTTCAAGCTTCAACAGGACAT GTTTCATTACATGGCTGTCTCAGATGAGAGGCAGCGGGTAATGCCAATGCCAGTGGACCGAGACACTGGGAAGGTGCTTGACTACAAAGAAGCTGTTCTTTTGACAAATCCAACTAATCCAGATTTAAAAGGAGAG GTGGATGACAAATACTTCTATGCAAATGATAACAGAGATGATAGAGTTCATGGGTGGGTAGGTATTAATCCTCCTGTAGGGTTTTGGATGATAATTCCGAGTGATGAGTTTCGTACCGGAGGACCTTACAAACAAGATCTCACTTCACATGTTGGTCCAATCGTACTTTCT GTATTTGTAAGTAGACATTATGCTGGAGAAGATCTGGTACTCAAATTTCAACAAGGAGAGCCATGGAAAAATGTTATTGGCCCTGTATTTTTGTATCTTAACACAAATGATTCAGCTAAGGACAATCCCTCCATACTTTGGGATGACGCAAAGAAAAGG ATGAATCAAGAAGTCGCAAGTTGGCCTTATGATTTTCCAGTTTCAAAAGATTACATCAAATCTAATCAAAGAGGAACGGTTAGAGGCCAACTTTTTATTAATGACAG CACTACTACTTTAGTACCAGCATCCAACGCTTATGTAGGGTTAGCACCACCAGGAGATGTTGGATCTTGGCAAAGAGAAACCAAA gGATATCAGTTTTGGACTAAAGCAGACTCTAGCGGGAATTTTACAATAGGAAATGTCATATCCGGTATATATAACTTGTATGCTACTGTCCCTGGAACTATTGGGGATTACAAATACAATTCCGATGTACAAGTAACTCCAG GTTCTAGTATTGAATTAGGGAGTTTGGTTTATAATCCTCCTCGAAATGGAGCCACACTTTGGGAAATCGGTGTGCCAGATCGCACAGCTGCTGAATTCTTCGTGCCAACTCCACCTCCACAATTTAAAGTTCACATATACCAAAACGATTCCGAATCAAT ATTTAGACAGTATGGTTTGTGGGAACAATATAGTGCTTTATATCCTAAAAATGATCTCGTCTATTATGTTGGAACTAGCAATTATTCAAAAGACTGGTTTTTTGCTCATGTTACTAG GAATATAGGAAACAAAACTTATGAAGCTACCACATGGAGCATTGTATTTGACCTTGAATGTGTTGACAATGCGTcaaattacactctccaattggCTCTTGCAGCAGCTCACGGAGCTGAACTACAA GTTCGTTTCAACGATGGTGAAATAGCAGCACCACACTTTACGACAGGGAAAATAGGAGGAGATAGTGCAATTGCAAGACATGGTATACATGGATTATATTGGCTTTACAACATTGAAGTACAGGGCAATCTACTCATAAACGGAACAAATACATTTTTTCTTACACAAGCAATGGCTACTAACCCCTTTCGAGGGGTGATGTATGATTATCTTCGTTTAGAAGGACCTCATCAATGA
- the LOC132615346 gene encoding probable rhamnogalacturonate lyase B isoform X1, producing MKKRQWSSVLGLLGIFLQFSLLAESSLTREKLFKKKSQLDQQSFPPVQLLTLDDYVVVNNGLFNITFSVPGGMVTGIQYNGIDNLLEDENKDDNRGYWDVVWNKPAEKGIFDKLYATDFKVIMEDENQVELSFTRTWDSINASHLSMNIDKRFIILRGNSGFYCYGILGRLEGWPDIDVYQGRIVFKLNEKLFQYMAISDERQRIMPTAHDREMGQKLDYPEAVLLTNPTNSFIKGEVDDKYQYSCDNKDNRVHGWISPNPRTGFWMITPTDEFRTGGPVKQDLTSHTGPVNMNMFFSTHYAGEILGLKFRDGELWRKVFGPVFVYINSLSSDEEDTLTLWTDAKEQMFIETENWPYNFPLSEDFARADQRGTVSGRLLVRDSYVSQSLITANSAYIGLAAPGDVGSWQIENKAYQFWTQADSEGYFLIKNVIPGNYSLYAWIPGYIGDYMYDPYIIVTPGSRKRVETLVYDAPRNGPTLWEIGIPDRTAAEFFIPNAQPTLLNQLYAANNEERFRQYGLWDRYTEVYPDNDLVYSVGSSNYQTDWFFAHVNRYIINEDGNKSYVPTTWQVQFDLEDVDQSSNYTLQLALASAHEAELQVQFNDPDTDAPHYTTGLIGKDNAIARHGIHGLYRLYSINVPGSLLVFGNNVMYLKQTRSDEPFRGIMYDYIRFEGPPESN from the exons ATGAAGAAGAGGCAATGGAGTTCTGTTCTTGGATTATTGGGCATTTTTCTTCAGTTTTCTTTGCTGGCTGAATCTTCATTAACAAGAGA GAAATTATTTAAGAAAAAAAGCCAACTCGACCAACAGTCTTTTCCACCAGTGCAATTGCTTACACTggatgattat GTGGTGGTGAATAATGGTCTGTTCAATATCACTTTTTCTGTTCCTGGGGGAATGGTCACTGGAATACAATATAATGGGATTGATAATttattggaagatgaaaacaaaGATGATAACAGAGG GTATTGGGATGTTGTTTGGAACAAACCAGCAGAAAAAGGAATTTTTGACAA ACTTTATGCAACAGATTTTAAGGTTATTATGGAAGATGAAAATCAAGTGGAGCTTTCATTCACAAGGACTTGGGATTCTATAAATGCTTCACATCTTTCTATGAATATTGACAAAAG gTTTATAATTCTAAGAGGAAACTCTGGATTTTACTGTTATGGAATTTTGGGACGCTTAGAAGGATGGCCAGATATTGATGTTTACCAAGGAAGAATAGTCTTCAAGCTCAATGAAAAATT GTTCCAATATATGGCAATTTCAGATGAAAGGCAAAGGATTATGCCAACAGCCCACGATCGTGAAATGGGCCAAAAACTTGATTATCCAGAAGCTGTTCTTCTTACTAACCCAACTAATTCTTTCATCAAAGGGGAG GTTGATGATAAATATCAGTACTCTTGTGATAACAAGGATAATCGGGTCCATGGATGGATAAGCCCAAATCCACGAACTGGGTTTTGGATGATTACACCAACAGATGAGTTTAGAACTGGTGGGCCTGTCAAACAAGACCTTACTTCTCATACCGGCCCAGTAAACATGAAT ATGTTCTTTAGTACACATTATGCTGGAGAAATTTTGGGACTGAAATTTAGAGATGGAGAGCTCTGGAGAAAGGTTTTTGGCCCTGTTTTTGTCTACATAAATTCACTTTCATCTGATGAGGAAGATACTCTCACACTGTGGACTGATGCAAAAGAACAG ATGTTCATAGAAACTGAAAATTGGCCATATAATTTCCCTCTTTCGGAAGATTTTGCTCGAGCTGATCAACGGGGAACTGTAAGTGGCAGACTACTTGTCCGAGATAG CTATGTTAGCCAAAGTCTCATTACTGCAAACTCAGCTTACATCGGACTGGCTGCTCCTGGAGATGTTGGATCTTGGCAAATAGAAAACAAG GCTTATCAATTTTGGACTCAAGCAGATAGTGAGGGCTACTTCTTGATCAAGAATGTCATTCCAGGGAACTATAGTTTGTATGCTTGGATCCCTGGTTATATTGGAGATTACATGTATGATCCGTACATCATTGTCACACCAG GATCAAGAAAAAGGGTAGAAACTCTTGTATATGATGCTCCAAGAAATGGTCCAACATTGTGGGAAATTGGAATTCCTGATAGAACTGCTGCTGAATTCTTCATCCCTAATGCACAACCAACACTCTTAAACCAATTATATGCTGCAAATAATGAAGAGAG GTTTAGGCAATATGGATTATGGGATAGGTATACAGAGGTTTACCCTGATAATGATTTGGTTTATAGTGTTGGATCAAGCAACTATCAAACAGATTGGTTCTTTGCTCATGTCAATAGATATATTATCAA TGAAGATGGAAACAAGAGttatgtaccaacaacatggcaaGTTCAATTTGATCTTGAAGATGTTGACCAATCATCAAATTATACTCTTCAACTAGCATTAGCCTCAGCACATGAAGCTGAATTGCAA GTTCAATTCAATGATCCAGACACAGATGCTCCTCATTATACGACAGGGTTGATAGGCAAGGATAACGCGATAGCAAGACATGGTATTCATGGATTATACAGGTTATATTCTATAAATGTTCCGGGCTCTCTCCTTGTTTTTGGAAACAATGTTATGTATCTCAAGCAAACTAGGAGTGACG
- the LOC132615346 gene encoding probable rhamnogalacturonate lyase B isoform X2, with the protein MVTGIQYNGIDNLLEDENKDDNRGYWDVVWNKPAEKGIFDKLYATDFKVIMEDENQVELSFTRTWDSINASHLSMNIDKRFIILRGNSGFYCYGILGRLEGWPDIDVYQGRIVFKLNEKLFQYMAISDERQRIMPTAHDREMGQKLDYPEAVLLTNPTNSFIKGEVDDKYQYSCDNKDNRVHGWISPNPRTGFWMITPTDEFRTGGPVKQDLTSHTGPVNMNMFFSTHYAGEILGLKFRDGELWRKVFGPVFVYINSLSSDEEDTLTLWTDAKEQMFIETENWPYNFPLSEDFARADQRGTVSGRLLVRDSYVSQSLITANSAYIGLAAPGDVGSWQIENKAYQFWTQADSEGYFLIKNVIPGNYSLYAWIPGYIGDYMYDPYIIVTPGSRKRVETLVYDAPRNGPTLWEIGIPDRTAAEFFIPNAQPTLLNQLYAANNEERFRQYGLWDRYTEVYPDNDLVYSVGSSNYQTDWFFAHVNRYIINEDGNKSYVPTTWQVQFDLEDVDQSSNYTLQLALASAHEAELQVQFNDPDTDAPHYTTGLIGKDNAIARHGIHGLYRLYSINVPGSLLVFGNNVMYLKQTRSDEPFRGIMYDYIRFEGPPESN; encoded by the exons ATGGTCACTGGAATACAATATAATGGGATTGATAATttattggaagatgaaaacaaaGATGATAACAGAGG GTATTGGGATGTTGTTTGGAACAAACCAGCAGAAAAAGGAATTTTTGACAA ACTTTATGCAACAGATTTTAAGGTTATTATGGAAGATGAAAATCAAGTGGAGCTTTCATTCACAAGGACTTGGGATTCTATAAATGCTTCACATCTTTCTATGAATATTGACAAAAG gTTTATAATTCTAAGAGGAAACTCTGGATTTTACTGTTATGGAATTTTGGGACGCTTAGAAGGATGGCCAGATATTGATGTTTACCAAGGAAGAATAGTCTTCAAGCTCAATGAAAAATT GTTCCAATATATGGCAATTTCAGATGAAAGGCAAAGGATTATGCCAACAGCCCACGATCGTGAAATGGGCCAAAAACTTGATTATCCAGAAGCTGTTCTTCTTACTAACCCAACTAATTCTTTCATCAAAGGGGAG GTTGATGATAAATATCAGTACTCTTGTGATAACAAGGATAATCGGGTCCATGGATGGATAAGCCCAAATCCACGAACTGGGTTTTGGATGATTACACCAACAGATGAGTTTAGAACTGGTGGGCCTGTCAAACAAGACCTTACTTCTCATACCGGCCCAGTAAACATGAAT ATGTTCTTTAGTACACATTATGCTGGAGAAATTTTGGGACTGAAATTTAGAGATGGAGAGCTCTGGAGAAAGGTTTTTGGCCCTGTTTTTGTCTACATAAATTCACTTTCATCTGATGAGGAAGATACTCTCACACTGTGGACTGATGCAAAAGAACAG ATGTTCATAGAAACTGAAAATTGGCCATATAATTTCCCTCTTTCGGAAGATTTTGCTCGAGCTGATCAACGGGGAACTGTAAGTGGCAGACTACTTGTCCGAGATAG CTATGTTAGCCAAAGTCTCATTACTGCAAACTCAGCTTACATCGGACTGGCTGCTCCTGGAGATGTTGGATCTTGGCAAATAGAAAACAAG GCTTATCAATTTTGGACTCAAGCAGATAGTGAGGGCTACTTCTTGATCAAGAATGTCATTCCAGGGAACTATAGTTTGTATGCTTGGATCCCTGGTTATATTGGAGATTACATGTATGATCCGTACATCATTGTCACACCAG GATCAAGAAAAAGGGTAGAAACTCTTGTATATGATGCTCCAAGAAATGGTCCAACATTGTGGGAAATTGGAATTCCTGATAGAACTGCTGCTGAATTCTTCATCCCTAATGCACAACCAACACTCTTAAACCAATTATATGCTGCAAATAATGAAGAGAG GTTTAGGCAATATGGATTATGGGATAGGTATACAGAGGTTTACCCTGATAATGATTTGGTTTATAGTGTTGGATCAAGCAACTATCAAACAGATTGGTTCTTTGCTCATGTCAATAGATATATTATCAA TGAAGATGGAAACAAGAGttatgtaccaacaacatggcaaGTTCAATTTGATCTTGAAGATGTTGACCAATCATCAAATTATACTCTTCAACTAGCATTAGCCTCAGCACATGAAGCTGAATTGCAA GTTCAATTCAATGATCCAGACACAGATGCTCCTCATTATACGACAGGGTTGATAGGCAAGGATAACGCGATAGCAAGACATGGTATTCATGGATTATACAGGTTATATTCTATAAATGTTCCGGGCTCTCTCCTTGTTTTTGGAAACAATGTTATGTATCTCAAGCAAACTAGGAGTGACG